Proteins encoded together in one Rhodospirillaceae bacterium window:
- a CDS encoding 5-formyltetrahydrofolate cyclo-ligase: MTTAAPSNWDAVKPWRKEARGKILAARTALPPTLRQGMTAALMERLHPLLQEAEGPISFYWPFRGEPDLRPLMRALAAEGVEIALPVGTRIGEPLTFRPWEPGCAMARGIWDIPIPATDIEILPQTIIAPLVGFDAALYRLGYGGGFFDRTLAARKKPAEVIGVGFAMFQLPSIKPQPHDVPMGRIVTDRSASLAVATRGASAVCYAEEADPRYAGELGAHELSAALQPLLSVVPSERAPLLDYILWSLASKGQDTPVQAPADVDAYLGKLIPRVQDDGIHAALKALRATLVP, from the coding sequence GTGACGACCGCAGCTCCCAGCAATTGGGATGCCGTGAAGCCGTGGCGTAAGGAAGCGCGCGGCAAAATCCTGGCTGCGCGTACCGCCTTACCACCTACCCTGCGCCAAGGCATGACGGCCGCACTGATGGAACGGCTGCATCCGCTGTTGCAGGAGGCCGAGGGGCCGATCAGTTTCTATTGGCCATTCCGCGGCGAGCCTGATCTCCGCCCCCTTATGCGGGCGCTCGCCGCCGAGGGCGTCGAGATCGCGCTGCCGGTGGGCACCAGGATCGGCGAACCGCTGACCTTCCGCCCCTGGGAGCCAGGCTGTGCGATGGCGCGCGGCATCTGGGACATCCCCATCCCGGCGACGGACATCGAGATCCTGCCGCAGACGATCATTGCCCCCCTTGTCGGCTTCGATGCAGCACTCTATCGCCTCGGCTATGGCGGCGGTTTCTTCGACCGGACGCTGGCAGCGCGCAAGAAGCCTGCGGAAGTGATCGGCGTCGGCTTTGCCATGTTTCAGCTACCCAGCATCAAACCGCAACCTCATGATGTTCCTATGGGACGCATCGTCACCGACCGATCGGCATCGCTCGCCGTGGCAACACGCGGTGCCTCAGCCGTTTGTTACGCAGAGGAAGCTGACCCGCGTTATGCCGGCGAACTCGGCGCCCATGAATTGAGCGCCGCCTTGCAGCCCCTGCTATCCGTGGTGCCGAGTGAAAGGGCGCCGCTGCTCGATTACATTCTCTGGAGCTTGGCCAGCAAGGGCCAGGACACGCCTGTCCAGGCGCCCGCCGACGTGGACGCCTATCTCGGCAAGCTCATTCCACGGGTGCAGGATGACGGCATCCATGCCGCGCTGAAGGCCTTGCGCGCGACGCTGGTGCCCTAG
- a CDS encoding MFS transporter: protein MRAPLVLFMPALIAVAGFETALALVSPLISLRLEEGGVSTGMIGFVASAYSIGYLGGTQICRHLILHYGARQTIAALALLAALSLLAHAVLFDVMLWLLLSATCGFAMAGIYTIAESLLNVLASRGNRGRLYSVYMTASWLTAGASPIAVLAEGSGGMTSFIIAGALIAFTTLPVLLSRRVELPVPSHGSLTLRHFRAVPPVALAICFGSGIVNGGLHGLLPSYAVETGLDNNDLSVMLTVAAIAGIAGQFPIGHFSDKARERIAVAKIVIVFGIVLCLALFAFSSAGFVMLATLFGLLTAIMAPIYGLGAALANDRAGDGCTLATTGTLLFVNGIGAAIGPIGAGLAMQAWGPAGLFLFLAGAAGVIGLATANQRWLERIWLLVPRA from the coding sequence ATGCGCGCACCCCTTGTCCTCTTCATGCCGGCCCTCATCGCCGTCGCCGGCTTCGAAACCGCCTTGGCGCTTGTCTCCCCCCTCATTTCGCTACGGCTGGAGGAAGGCGGCGTTTCGACGGGCATGATCGGCTTCGTGGCCTCGGCCTATTCGATCGGCTATCTCGGCGGCACGCAGATCTGCCGGCACCTCATCCTGCACTATGGCGCGCGCCAGACGATCGCGGCACTAGCTCTGCTCGCGGCATTGAGCCTGCTGGCGCATGCCGTGCTGTTTGATGTCATGCTCTGGCTGCTGCTGTCAGCCACCTGCGGCTTCGCCATGGCCGGGATCTACACCATTGCCGAGAGCCTCCTGAACGTATTGGCCAGCCGCGGCAATCGAGGCCGCCTCTACAGCGTCTACATGACGGCCTCATGGCTGACGGCGGGTGCATCGCCCATTGCTGTCCTGGCGGAAGGCAGCGGCGGAATGACGAGCTTCATAATCGCCGGCGCACTTATTGCCTTCACGACGTTGCCGGTGCTGCTGTCACGCCGTGTCGAATTGCCGGTGCCCTCCCATGGCAGCCTCACCCTGCGGCACTTCAGGGCCGTTCCACCGGTGGCGCTCGCCATCTGCTTTGGCTCCGGCATCGTCAATGGCGGACTTCATGGCCTGTTGCCGAGCTATGCCGTCGAGACCGGCCTCGACAATAACGATCTCTCGGTCATGCTGACGGTCGCGGCCATCGCCGGCATTGCCGGGCAGTTTCCGATCGGTCATTTCTCGGACAAGGCGCGGGAGCGGATCGCCGTGGCCAAGATCGTGATCGTCTTCGGGATCGTGCTGTGTCTCGCCCTCTTTGCCTTCTCGAGTGCCGGCTTTGTCATGCTGGCAACCCTGTTTGGCCTGCTCACCGCCATCATGGCGCCAATCTATGGCCTGGGAGCGGCACTCGCCAACGACCGTGCCGGCGATGGCTGCACCCTGGCGACCACGGGGACATTGCTGTTCGTGAATGGTATTGGCGCCGCGATCGGGCCGATCGGCGCGGGGCTTGCGATGCAGGCCTGGGGTCCGGCTGGACTGTTCCTGTTCCTGGCCGGTGCCGCCGGCGTCATCGGCCTTGCCACCGCCAATCAGCGATGGCTGGAACGCATCTGGCTTCTGGTCCCGCGTGCCTGA
- a CDS encoding acyl-CoA dehydrogenase family protein, whose amino-acid sequence MPFDFQPTDEQRMLVETTRAFVENELYPVEREVDKLGHVPVEIGQAIKEKAKALGLYAANMPESVGGGGLDVMSQMLFERELGKANWAVQKFVGRPSYILMAAKDEQIEKYLLPTVRGDKMEVFALTEPGAGSDAMSITTRADADGDDYIIKGGKHFITGVGTPDFAIVFTVTGVDETKRGPRKRITAFLVDRDTPGFTIRRGPRCVSYRAYDNFELFFDNVRLNKRQILGEEGKGFEVASEWLLGGRVFIAANCCGKAERAMELALDWAATRKQFGQTIGKFQGVSFKLADMKTELAAADALTAYVCWKLQNGTMTNGDAGMAKLFATEMLGRVTDQAIQVFGGMGLMEELPLEMMWRDARVERIWEGTSEIQRHIISREMLRAKEQ is encoded by the coding sequence ATGCCGTTTGATTTCCAGCCGACCGACGAGCAGCGCATGCTGGTCGAGACTACCCGCGCCTTTGTCGAGAACGAGCTTTATCCCGTCGAGCGCGAGGTCGACAAGTTGGGGCATGTGCCGGTGGAGATCGGCCAGGCGATCAAGGAGAAGGCCAAGGCGCTCGGTCTCTATGCCGCCAACATGCCGGAATCGGTGGGGGGCGGTGGCCTCGACGTCATGTCGCAGATGTTATTCGAGCGCGAACTCGGCAAGGCAAATTGGGCCGTACAGAAGTTCGTCGGTCGCCCGTCCTATATCCTGATGGCGGCCAAGGATGAGCAGATCGAAAAATACCTGCTGCCGACGGTGCGGGGCGACAAGATGGAAGTCTTTGCGCTGACCGAACCTGGTGCAGGGTCCGATGCCATGTCGATCACGACGCGTGCCGATGCGGATGGCGACGATTACATCATCAAGGGCGGCAAGCATTTCATCACCGGCGTCGGGACGCCGGACTTTGCCATCGTGTTTACCGTGACCGGCGTCGATGAAACAAAGCGGGGCCCGCGCAAGCGCATTACGGCCTTCCTGGTCGATCGCGACACGCCGGGCTTCACGATTCGCCGCGGCCCGCGCTGCGTGTCCTACCGCGCCTATGACAATTTCGAGCTGTTCTTCGACAATGTGCGCCTCAACAAGCGGCAGATCCTGGGCGAAGAAGGCAAGGGCTTCGAGGTGGCGAGCGAATGGCTGCTGGGTGGCCGTGTCTTCATCGCCGCCAATTGTTGCGGCAAGGCCGAACGCGCGATGGAACTGGCGCTGGATTGGGCGGCGACGCGTAAGCAGTTCGGCCAGACGATCGGCAAGTTCCAAGGCGTTTCGTTCAAGCTTGCCGACATGAAGACGGAACTGGCAGCGGCCGACGCGCTCACCGCCTATGTCTGCTGGAAGCTGCAGAACGGCACCATGACCAATGGTGATGCCGGCATGGCCAAGCTGTTCGCAACCGAGATGCTGGGGCGGGTCACCGATCAGGCGATCCAGGTGTTCGGCGGCATGGGGTTGATGGAAGAGCTACCGCTCGAGATGATGTGGCGAGACGCCCGCGTCGAGCGCATCTGGGAAGGCACCTCGGAGATCCAGCGGCATATCATCTCGCGCGAAATGCTGCGCGCGAAAGAGCAGTAG
- a CDS encoding aldehyde dehydrogenase family protein, producing the protein MKLDKILKALGLDAKSLKKGDLIVRSPITGGEVARLVCDDAKGATKKIARAQSAYLAWRQVPAPKRGELVRLLGEELRANKAALGQLVSVEAGKIVTEGLGEVQEMIDICDFAVGLSRQLYGLTIASERPGHRMAETWHPLGVVGVITAFNFPVAVWSWNSALALVAGNSVVWKPSEKTPLVALACAKIFAKASHRFAKETGTAIPEGLLEVLIGAREVGEVMVDDPRVALVSATGSTRMGREVAPRVAARFGRSLLELGGNNAMIVCPSADLKLAERAILFSAVGTAGQRCTSLRRLIVHEEIYAKLLPRLKKLYGQVPVGNPLEAKTLIGPLIDAAAYEAMQAALKQAKAEGGKVTGGERVSVSGCANGYYVRPAIVELPKQSAVMTHETFAPILYVVKYRDFADAIRVQNDVPQGLSSCIFTRDVREAELFTSDVGSDCGIANVNIGPSGAEIGGAFGGEKETGGGRESGSDAWKAYMRRATNTINYSDHLPLAQGVKFDVG; encoded by the coding sequence ATGAAACTCGACAAGATTTTGAAGGCCCTCGGGCTCGATGCCAAGTCCCTGAAAAAGGGCGATCTCATCGTCCGCTCACCGATCACCGGTGGCGAAGTTGCGCGCCTCGTTTGTGACGATGCCAAGGGTGCCACCAAGAAAATCGCCCGCGCCCAATCCGCCTATCTTGCCTGGCGCCAGGTGCCGGCGCCCAAGCGCGGCGAACTCGTGCGCCTGCTGGGTGAAGAGTTGCGCGCTAACAAGGCAGCCCTGGGTCAACTGGTCTCGGTCGAAGCCGGCAAGATCGTCACCGAGGGTTTGGGCGAAGTGCAGGAGATGATCGACATCTGCGATTTCGCGGTCGGCCTCTCGCGCCAGCTTTACGGCCTGACCATTGCCTCGGAACGTCCGGGCCATCGCATGGCAGAGACCTGGCATCCGCTCGGTGTCGTCGGTGTCATCACCGCTTTCAACTTCCCGGTCGCTGTCTGGTCCTGGAACTCGGCTCTGGCGCTCGTCGCCGGCAACTCCGTGGTGTGGAAGCCCAGTGAAAAGACGCCGCTCGTGGCCCTGGCTTGCGCGAAGATTTTTGCGAAAGCCTCGCACCGATTTGCCAAGGAAACCGGTACGGCCATTCCCGAGGGTCTGCTGGAAGTCCTCATCGGCGCACGTGAAGTTGGTGAAGTCATGGTCGACGACCCGCGCGTGGCCCTTGTCTCGGCGACGGGCTCGACCCGCATGGGTCGCGAAGTGGCGCCACGCGTGGCGGCCCGCTTCGGCCGGTCGCTGCTGGAACTGGGCGGCAACAACGCCATGATCGTCTGCCCGTCGGCCGATCTGAAGCTCGCAGAGCGTGCCATTCTCTTCAGCGCCGTCGGCACTGCCGGCCAGCGCTGCACCAGCCTGCGCCGCCTCATTGTGCACGAAGAAATCTATGCAAAGCTGCTTCCGCGCCTGAAGAAGCTTTATGGCCAGGTGCCGGTCGGCAATCCGCTGGAAGCAAAGACCCTCATCGGTCCGCTCATCGACGCGGCCGCCTATGAAGCGATGCAGGCAGCGCTCAAGCAGGCCAAGGCCGAAGGTGGCAAGGTGACCGGGGGTGAACGCGTCAGCGTCTCTGGTTGCGCCAATGGCTATTACGTTCGCCCCGCCATCGTCGAATTGCCCAAGCAGAGCGCGGTCATGACTCATGAAACCTTCGCGCCGATCCTCTATGTCGTGAAGTACCGCGATTTTGCCGATGCCATTCGGGTGCAGAATGATGTGCCGCAGGGCCTCTCCTCCTGCATCTTCACGCGCGATGTGCGCGAAGCCGAGTTGTTTACCTCGGATGTCGGTTCCGATTGCGGCATCGCCAACGTCAATATCGGCCCGTCAGGTGCTGAAATCGGCGGCGCCTTTGGTGGCGAAAAGGAAACCGGCGGGGGCCGTGAAAGCGGTTCGGATGCGTGGAAGGCCTATATGCGCCGCGCCACCAATACCATCAACTACTCTGACCACCTGCCCCTCGCCCAGGGCGTGAAGTTCGACGTCGGCTAA
- a CDS encoding PLP-dependent aminotransferase family protein — MRKKTRPWQPELKRQAGPLYLAIADRLAADLQSGRIVPGQQLPTQRALASQLGIDFTTVSRGYAEARRRGLIDATIGRGTFVRAPLRETADRSPVDMSMNLPPQPADIDLADLVRDGVTTVTARPDFLSLMTYRDSAGTLEDRAAGARWLQGRLADVPLSRLLIAGGTQAAITAILTSYAKAGDRILTEDLTYPGLRAAAEHLGLWLEGIAMDDEGMLPAALEAACAAGRAKLLYCVPTLHNPTTATMSEQRRHEIIAIARRHNLTIIEDDAYGPLVRKAPPAIAALAPDITIYLGGLAKVLNPALRVTYMVVPDTRMADRLTSALRATSLMPPPLMLALATHWIVEGIAGRLLGALRQEAIARQRLVSARLPRTDIRTAPEAYHIWLKLPPAWPRATFVAHLQRQGVAVAPSDAFAVTDTPPEAVRLCLGAAPDQTKLDQALSAVGDALAQRCEVFATTIV; from the coding sequence ATGCGCAAAAAGACTCGCCCCTGGCAGCCCGAGCTGAAGCGCCAAGCCGGCCCGCTTTACCTCGCCATCGCTGATCGCCTTGCGGCCGATCTGCAATCGGGCCGCATCGTGCCCGGCCAGCAGCTACCGACCCAGCGCGCGCTGGCGAGCCAGCTCGGCATCGACTTCACCACGGTCAGCCGCGGCTATGCCGAAGCGCGGCGGCGTGGCCTCATCGACGCCACCATCGGCCGCGGCACCTTCGTGCGCGCGCCATTGCGGGAAACTGCCGATCGCTCACCGGTCGATATGAGCATGAACCTGCCGCCGCAGCCGGCCGACATCGACCTTGCCGATCTCGTGCGCGATGGTGTGACCACCGTGACAGCGCGACCGGACTTTCTCTCACTGATGACCTATCGCGACAGCGCCGGCACCCTCGAAGACCGCGCGGCCGGCGCACGCTGGCTGCAGGGCCGCCTTGCCGACGTGCCCCTTAGTCGCCTGCTGATCGCCGGTGGCACGCAGGCAGCCATCACCGCGATCCTCACCAGCTATGCCAAGGCGGGCGACCGCATCCTGACTGAGGATCTCACCTATCCGGGCCTCCGCGCCGCCGCCGAACATCTCGGCCTCTGGCTCGAAGGTATTGCGATGGACGATGAAGGCATGCTGCCCGCGGCACTGGAGGCCGCCTGTGCGGCCGGCCGTGCGAAGCTGCTCTATTGTGTGCCGACATTGCACAACCCCACCACTGCGACGATGTCCGAACAGCGCCGGCACGAGATCATCGCCATCGCGCGTCGTCATAACCTCACAATCATCGAAGACGACGCCTATGGCCCGCTGGTCCGCAAGGCACCGCCGGCAATCGCAGCGCTGGCACCCGACATCACGATCTATCTCGGCGGCCTCGCCAAAGTGCTCAACCCCGCCCTGCGCGTCACCTACATGGTGGTGCCCGACACGCGCATGGCAGATCGCCTGACCTCGGCATTGCGTGCGACCAGCCTGATGCCGCCGCCCTTGATGCTGGCACTCGCCACTCATTGGATCGTGGAAGGAATCGCCGGCCGATTGCTCGGCGCCCTGCGCCAGGAAGCCATCGCCCGCCAGCGCCTCGTCAGCGCCCGCCTCCCCCGCACCGACATCCGCACGGCGCCCGAGGCCTATCATATCTGGCTGAAGCTGCCGCCCGCATGGCCCCGCGCCACCTTCGTCGCGCATCTGCAGCGGCAGGGAGTTGCCGTAGCGCCAAGCGACGCCTTTGCCGTCACCGACACACCGCCGGAAGCCGTGCGCCTCTGCCTGGGTGCAGCACCCGATCAAACGAAACTCGATCAGGCGCTGAGCGCGGTCGGCGATGCATTGGCACAACGGTGCGAGGTGTTTGCGACGACGATCGTCTAG